The Borrelia hispanica CRI genomic interval TGGAGTTGGACTTGTTGCAAGTGCTGGTGCTTTGATTTTCTTAGCAGCAGATTCAAAGAGTAGGTTTTCTTTGCCGCATGCAAGGTATTTATTGCACCAACCATTAAGTGGTTTTAAAGGTGTTGCTACAGATATTGAAATTTATACAAATGAACTTAATAAAGTCAAGAGTGAACTTAATGATATTATTGCAAAAGAGACGGGTCAGGAGCTTGATAAAGTTGAAAAAGATACCGATAGGGATTTTTGGTTAGATAGCGAATCAGCAGTAAAATATGGGCTTGTCTTTCAGATTATTACTACTAGACTTGAACTTGAGAAATTTATTTCTTAGTTTGTTGGTATTATCTTGTAGTTTTTCAAAAAGGGATTTTAGTATTTTGGAATTTAGTGTTATTAATTTCCAAAAAAATTTAATTTCAATTAATGTATTAGTAGATATTGCTTATAATTTATCTTTTTTAGATTTTGATGTAGTGATTGTTAAAAATTTAAGGAATAAAGAGGAGTTAGATCTTATTAATAATAAAGTTGCATTTGGAGATTTTCAAAATGCATATTTTATTAGACAAAATGATATTTTATCGATAAGTATTCTTTCTAAAGAGAAAATTAAAATTCAAATTTTAGATTTAATAGAGGGATTTTATGGATATAGATTGGGTGTGGTTGTTGATTTTGTGTTTAAAGATCGGCATTATGGGATTGTTATTTTTAATTTTGATGAAAAAATAGCTAATAATTTGGATATTGATATTGTTAATGATCAAATTAGATATTTAAGTTATAGGTATAAAAATTTGCTTTTTATTTTAGATAAGAGTGAACTTATTTTGTTAAATATGATTATTAATAATGGTTTTTTTAATTTAATTTATAATTCTATTAATCCTTTTTATATCATTAATGCCATTAGTTCTAAGGTTTATTCTAATTTTGTAGCACAAATTTCTATTCATTCTTTAAGGTATGTTGTTTTAAGTTATTTGTATAATAATTTTTATATGAGTAGTTTTCCAAAAAGTATTTTAATTAAATAGGTTTTGAAATTTTTAGTTCTTGACATCATGATTGCATTGTTATATTATTACTACCGATGCCGAAATGGTGGAAGTGGTAGACACACAGGACTTAAAATCCTGAGGAGGAAGCTCCGTACCGGTTCAAGTCCGGTTTTCGGTATTTCAAATTTTAGGATTATTGTTATTATTGAATAGGTTGTTTATATAAATTCCGCCAATAAATAAGATAATTGAAAAGACATAAATTTGTGGGCTAAATTTTATTTGAAGTTTGGTTGTAAGAAATATTATTTGTATAATTGTTCCTGAAATTAGTCCTATAGATAGATATAGAAAATCGATTAAATATTTTTCCATTGTTTTTTTAATTATTATTATTGTAATTCCTATTCCTATTATTGTAAAAGTGCTAAATATGATACATGGTATTATTTTAATTTGTGCTATTATGTTGATTATTTCTTTATAAGTTCCAAGACTTAATAATATGAGTGAACCTGAGATACCTGGTAATATCATTGCGGAACCACCTATTATTCCTGAACAGGCAAGTAATAAATAGTATTGAATTGAGGTTTTATCTTGATTTGTTGTTAGTTTTAGTGATACGTCATGATGCTTTAGGATTAAGAGCAATAGTATAGTTAAAAGGCCAGATGTAAATAATAAGTATTTATTAATTTTTGTATTGATGTTAAATGTTGAATTTGTATTAATTTCTTTTTTTAATGTAAATATACTTCCTAGGATTAATCCTATAAAAAATATATTTAAATACATTTCTTTTGTTGAATTGTCTAAAATATAGTTTTTAAGTATTTTTGCAAATATTGTTGTTGAGGTTAATATTCCAAGTGATAATTTCCCTAAAAAAATTATGTTTTCTTTTACTTTTTTTAGTTTTATAAGACTTGTTGACGAATAAATGATGTTATAGTATATTCCTGTTATTAAGGCTATCGTGCCTCCTGAAATGCCTGGTATTATACTTGCGATACCAATTAAGAGGCCTTTTATATAAATTCCCATAGTAATTTATGTATTTACATAGAATTAATGTTTTTATCTCTCATCACCCTCACCACTAATTGTACCGTTTTTATGTCTTTTTTTTAACTTTTCTAGATTGGTTATTGCAACATCTTCAAGTGTTATGCCAAGGTTATTACTTAAATTTGAAATATACCACAATACGTCACCAAGTTCTTTCTTTATTGCTAATAAATATTCTTCATCAAGGATATATTCTCTATCTCGACCTAATTTTTTTATTTTTTCTACCACCTCTCCTGTTTCTCCAGCAAGTCCAAGTGTGGTTAAAATCAATTCTTCTTTTTTGTTTTTATATTTTGCAGTTTGCTTAGCTTTTGTTTGATATTCATTTAATTCCATAATTAAGACTAGTGTAATATAGTTTTTATTTATTTACAAGTTTATTTATTATTTCTTTTTTTTTAAAGTTTTATTATATTAATTGGGGTTTAGCTATTATGAGTAAATGTATTCTTTTATTTGCAATTCTATTCTTTTTTGCACAATTTAATTACATATATTCTTATCCTGAGATACAAAGTTTTTCAAATAAAGATCCTGTTTTTTATGATCTGAGAAGAAAAATTGTTAAATATAATAAAAGAGAAAATGTTCCTTTGTTTATTTATTTATATCGAGTAAGGGAAGGTGATACTTTTTTTAGGATTGCAAATAAATTAAATGGTTGGCAAGCTAGTATTGCTACAATTAACATGTTAGATTCTCCTGTTTTAAAGGTAGGACAAGAAATTTTATTCCCCAGTAAGAAAGGTCTTTTTATCCTTAATAGTAAGGAATATAGATTTAATAATTTACTCTTAGCAACAAGGGATTTAAAAAAAGCAGAAAAAATAAAAATTAAGAGAAATAATAAGATTTATGATTTTTATTTTTTTGATTCGATTGAACAGCCAAAATTAAGTTTTTTTTCAACTACAGAAATGCTTTTCTTTTTAAATTCTGATTTTATTTTTCCTTTGAAGAAATTTATTATAAGTTCTGATTTTGGCTTTAGACCAGATCCTTTTACTGGTGTTAACAATTTTCATACAGGTATAGATCTTGCAGCTCCAATTAACACTTTGGTTTTTTGTTCAGCTTATGGTGTTGTAGGTTTAGTTGGGTTTAATAATGTTTATGGTAATTTTGTTGTTGTTGAACATAAAAATAATGTTAAATCTCTTTATGGACATCTTAATTCTTATTTTGTCAAAAGGGGGGATATTTTAAGAACAGGAGATATTATTGGTAAAGTAGGACAAACTGGTAGATCTACAGGGCCTCATTTACATTTTGAAATATTAAAGAGAGATGCTCCTGTTAATCCTATAACAATTTTAAAATAGACAAAATTATATTATTAAATTGTGTTTATTATTATGTTATATTTTAAGATAAATTTAAATATAAGGGTGTAATTTTTTGCTACACTTTATTTAAAAGATTTATTTAATATGTTTCGACTTGATATATTATTGTTGCTATTGGAATTTTTTTAGTATAAAAAATATACATCATCAGATAATGGCTATATTGTTTTATATTGATTATTAATTAATAGTTAATGTATGTTATACTCTGTGATTTTATTGTGTAAAGTTTTTCTTCCAATTTTAAGTATTTCAGCACATTTACTTTTATTATTCTTTGAATGAAGAAGTGTTTGTTTGATGATCTCTTTTTCTGCTTCTTTTAAGCTTATTCCTATTGGTAGTGTTATATTGAATGTTTGATTTGTGTTATTTTTGATTTTAGGAGGTAGGTCATCTTTAACAATTTGTTTCCCTTTAGATAAGATTAATGCACTCTCAAGTACATTTTTTAATTCTCTAATATTTCCTGGCCAATCATATGCATAAAGAGCTTTTAGTGCATCATTGGAAATACTTTTTTCTTCTTTATTATTTTCACTTGCAACATCTTTAATTAATATTTTTGTTAAATTTGGAATGTCATCTTTTCTTTCTCTTAATGGTGGAATATTTATATTTATTATATTAAGTCTATAAAATAAATCTTCTCTAAATTTTCCTTTTTGAATTTCTTCTTCAATATTTTTATTTGTTGCTGTTAGTAACCTAATGTCAACTTGCATAGTGGTCTCTCCGCCTACTCGTTCAAATGTTTTATTTTGCAGTACTCTTAGTAATTTTACTTGTACTTCAGGTGATACTTCTACTATTTCGTCTAAAAATATGGTTCCTTTATCTGCTAGTTCAAATCTACCTTTTTTTTGAGAAATTGCACCTGTGAATGCTCCTTTTTCATGTCCAAAAAGTTCGCTCTCAAGTATGCTTTCAGATAGTGCGGCACAATTGACTTTAATAAAAGGTTTGTCGTTTCTATTTGATAAATCAAATATTGCATCTGCTATTACTTCTTTTCCAACACCGCTTTCTCCAGTTATTAGAACAGATGCTTTTGATTTTGCAATTTTTTTTACAAGTTCTAAGATTTTTTGCATTATAAGTGATTTTCCAAATATTTCTTCATAATAGCTTAAATTTTTTCGTATAATTACGTTTTTTTGTAATATGTTTTGTTGTTTTTTATCATTCTTTTTTTTTAGAGCTCGCTTGATGATTAATAATAATCTTTCAAGGTCAACAGGTTTTGTTAAAAAGTCATAAGCACCTTCTCGCATAGCATCAACAGCTGAATCTACAGTGCCATGTGCTGTAAGAATGATAAAAGGTATATTTGGATTTCTGTCTTTTACAATTTTTAATAATTCTTCTCCTGATATTTGAGGCATTCTAAGATCAGAGATTATAGCATCGATTTTTTCATTTTGAATTGTTTCAAGCGCTTCTTCGCCATCACTAGCAGTAAATACAAAGTAACCCTCTTCTTCAAGATAAGTTGCTATTCCTTCTCGTATGTTTTTTTCATCATCTGCTACTAATAATTTACTCATTTTCTAAACATCCTTCAATTAAAATTTTGCCCTTATTTAGTTTTGGAAGTGTTATTGTAAAAGATGTTCCTTTCATTTCTTTACTTTCTACAAAAATTTCACCACCATGTTCTTTAACTATTTTATAGGAAATGGTGAGTCCTATACCACTTCCATTTTCTTTTGTACTGAATTGGGGTTTAAATATATCGTCTTTTGTTTCGTTTTTTATTCCATTAGCATTATCTTTAATAGAAATATAAATGTTATCTTCATTTTCATGAGTAAATATTTCTATTTTTTTTATTTTTTTATTTGATTCAAGTAATGCTTCTTCTGCATTTTTGACTATGTTAATAATTACTTGTCTTATAAGTTTTTCATCAATTAATACAAAGCTTACTTTTTTTAAACCGAGTATAAATTTAATATTTTTGTTTTTTAATTCTGGATTTAATAGATTATATACACTTTTTATAATGTCTGAGATATCTCTTTTTTGTGGCATTATTTTTATTGGTCTTACTGTTAATAAAAAATCTGTTACTGTTTTGTCCATTCTATTTATTTCTTCTTTAATTATTTTAAAGTAATGATTTGCTTTTTTGCTTTCGATGTTTTGTCTATCTATTTCTTTTTTAAGTAGTTGTAAATTTATATCAATTGCTCCTAGAGGATTTTTGATTTCATGTGCTATGTTTCTTGCATGTCTTGTAAATGCAGCTAAAGCTTCAGCTCTTCTAAAGAGTTCTTCTTTATGTTTTTTATCTTTAATATCTTCAATTAAAATGATATTGCCTTCAAGTTTTTGATCTCTTACATATGGCATAAATGATATTTTGATATATATATTTGTTGAAATTTGTACTTCAAATCCTATTATTTTATCTTCATTTGTTGCTAGTTCTTCTATGAGATTTGTTAGTGTTGGAATTGAAATATCTTTAAGAGTTTCTAATTTATATTTGGGGCTTATAGATAGAATTTGAAATAACATTTTGTTTAGATAAATTATGTTGTTGATTTTATCAAGTACCATAATTCCTTCATTAATAGATGCAAAAATACCATCATATATTTCTATTTTTTTATAAATATCTTGTATGAATTTAAGTTTTTGGTCACTTGATAATTTATTTAATTTAGTCAATGTTTTTTTTAAAAATTTGCTCATTAATCCTCATAATGTAACATTAGATTTTCGATTATTAATTTTTTATTTTGATTGTAAGGATTATATTTCAGTATGTATTTTAAATATTCTAATCTTTGTAAGTATGTGTTTATATCTAAATTTTGGTTTAAAAATTCATTTCTAAGTTGGCTTATAAGTTCTTCTAAAAAGAGACCGAATATGTTGTCGTCTTTTATGAAATTAATTGAACTTAGATTAAATATACTTTGTTTTTCTTGTATGATATTTAAAATTTTTTTAACTTCTTCTTGTAATTTTGTGTGTTCTTCGCTATTAAATGATTTAAAGTATTCTTCTATTGTAAGCTTGTCATTTTTTTTAAAAGTTTCCTGAAAGAGATTAATTTCAAATTCTCTGTTTTCTTTTTTGAATGTGTATATTCTAAGTCTTGATAAAATTGTTTTTGGAATTTTGTTTTTATTTCTTGTAGTTAAAATGAAATAGATCTTTGAAGGTGGTTCTTCTAGTATTTTTAATAATGCATTATAGACATTAAAATTAAGGTTTTCAATTTTATTAATGTAAATTACCTTTATCTTGTTTTTTTCAGATAATACCCAATGTTTAATTGTTCTAACATCCTTAATTGTAATGTTAAAATTTATCTCTTTAATTATTTCTTCAATTTTATTAATAAGTTCTTTTTTTGTTGTGTCATTGTATTGATTGTTATAGTAGACATTATTAATAAAATTGATATTTGTTTCTATTTTTTTTAAATTTTTGTCACTACTAAAGTTGTATTTTGCAAAGATAATATTTTTAACATATTCTAGATATCGATTTATAACTTCGTTTGATGTTGAGCTGAGATAAGCTTTTGCTTCCACTATATTAAGATCTGAGAGAATAATTAAATTAGGATTTGTTAAATTTTTTATGTTTAGAATTTCTTTTGCGAGTGCAATTGCAGTTGTCTTTTTAAAAGAAAATCTTTCTCCCCAAAAAAGCATTGCATTTGGTAAATTTTCTTTTTTGTATTCATTAATTATTGTTTTAGCTATTTCAGGTAATATTTTCATATTTTTACTTCTCTTTGCTATGTTTTTGATATTTTAAATAGGTAATTTATTCCAGGATTGAGATATTCAAGAAAGTTACTTCCTTCTAAGAAATAGCTAGGATTAAATATTTGTTGAGCATGAATTATATATACTACAATTGCTATTATTCCAAAAGCTTCAAGTAAACCAAGTACAAGACCAAGTATTCTGTTGAAAAATAGTAATTTAAGATGACTTATTATTGATTCAATTAATGCTTGTAAAATCAAAAATCCTATGTGTATTACTAGGAAAAATACTAATAGTGCTTGAACATATGATAAATCAAGGATTGGCGATATTAATATCTTGAAATCATTAGTTTTATTGTAAAGTAAAAATATTAAAGTAAAAATTTCGACAAATCCAGTAATTTCTTTAATAAAACCTCGTAAAAATCCTCTGAGTCCTAATGATGTAAAAATTATTATTATTAATATGTCAACTATGCCTGTTATTTTAAAAGGATTGTTTAGCATTTATGTCCTCAAATTCCTTTAATAATAGATTGGCTATTATATTTGATGAATCTTGATTGTGAAATTTTTTTATATTCTGTTTTATTATATTAAATTTTTCTTTATTATCTAAAATTTCTTTTATCAAGTTTATGATTTTAATTTCATTTAAGTCATCCTCATCTATTTTTAAACATGCATTTTGATTTACTAATAAATTTGCATTTTTAACTTGATCTCCTCGTGAGCCCTTTATAAATGGAACAAGTATTGCGCATGCACCAGCATTTGCAAATTCCTTAATGGCCCCAGCTCCGGCTCTGCTTATTATTATATCTGAAAATTTTATTATACTTGCCATTTCTTCTGCATTAAAAAATTGTCTTCTTAGATAATTGTCTTCTCTAGTTGGATCTACATTTTTGCCACATTGGTGAATAAAATAGACATCAATCTTGTTTTTTATATTTATAACTAATTTGTTTAAAATTTCTGCTCCAAGGGAACCCCCAATTATGCTAATTATGGGTTTTTGTGTATTTTGAGTTAAATTCTTGATTATATCTGATTTTGGATTTAGAAATTCTTTTCTTATTGGTGATCCTGTATATAAGACATTTTTATTTTTAAAATATTTTGTGCTTTCTTGAAAGCTTATATGTATTTTGTGTGCAAATTTTGAGTTAATTTTTGTTGCAAGTCCAGGATCAAGATCCATTTCGTGAGTTATACTTTTTACTCCAAGTAAGCTTGCTGCAATAATAGGAGGACTTGATACAAAACCACCAGTTGCATATATGATTTGTGGTTTATATTTTTGTATGATGAGAAAGCTTTTTATTATTCCAAATATTACTTTGAAAAAATCAGTGAAATTTTGTAAAGAGAAATATCTTCTGAGTTTCCCTGATGGAATTGCAATAAATTTGATGTATTCGTATTCTTGAATAAGTTTTTCTTCTATTGAATTTTTTTTCCCCAGCCAAAAAAATTCAATATTTGTATCGTATTCTTTTAATTTGGAAATTATTGCTATTCCTGGAAAGATATGTCCTCCTGTGCCCCCTCCTGTAAAAAAAATCCTTTTCTTAGTGTTTATATACTCTTGCATCTATTGTTTAAATCCCTACATTTTTTATTTTAATTTAATAACATATTTTAATGCAAATATTGTATCTTTTATTTTAGAGAATCGATCATTTATTATACTAAAATAAATAGTTTTTATTATTGCAATATGTTAAAAACTGTTTTTTAAAAAAAATTCAATTTGAATGTCTTTTTTTTTCGAATTATTGTTTAGAGTAGAATGTTTTATTATTGAATGAGTAACTTTAGTTGCTTGTTTTAATGCATATTCTATTTCATATGTTTCAAGATATCCTATTAGCAAGCTTGTAAATAGGTCTCCTGTTCCACTAAAATTTTGTTCTAATTTTTCTAAAAAAAATTCTGAATATTCCTTTGTTTTTGTATTGTAAGCAGCAGTTCCTATGAAATTGTCTTTTTCTATGCTTGTAACTATAATTGTTCCTTTTATTTCAAGCTTTGATGTTGCTTTTATTATTTCATCTTTATTTCTAATTTTTTCAGTTTTTGCTAACATTTTTAGCTCTGTAATATTTGGTGTTATTATATCTGCATGTTTTATTATTTCTCTAAAACCACTTACTATTTTGTAATCAAAAGTAGGATAGAGCATGTTATTGTCTGCAAAAACAGGATCGATTATTATTTTTTCAAATTCAAATAGTTTGAGAGTTTGTTCTATTATTTTATGTTGTTTGTTGTTTCCAAGAAATCCACTATAAAATATATCAAAATTTTCATTTTGATTTTTCCAGGATAATATAAACTTTGTTAATTTATTTGTTAAATCTATTATTTCGAATTCTTTGTAATTTGTTGTTGCAGAGAGAACAGAAGTTACTAGTGGACAAACTTGAATATTAAATGATGATATTACTGGTATGCATATTGTAAGTGATGCTTTACCTATGGTTGAAATATCATGCATGGCTAATACGCGTTTCATAATTTTACTCCTTTTTTATATTTATAATTTTCTATTCTGGAGTTTGCATTAGTTTCAATGGGACTTGCTCCATATTTTAAATACATAAGATATCCAATTCCTGCAATCATTGCTCCGTTGTCTGTACAAAGGTCAATTGGGGGATAGTATGTTTCTATTTCAAGGTTTTTAATTTTTTCTCTTAAATAAAGATTGCTTGCGACTCCTCCAGATATTATTAATTTTTTTATGTTAGTATCCTTTATTGCTCTTTTTATTGGAATTATTAAATTTTCAAAAGCTGCTCTTTGAAAACTGGCAGCAATATTGTTATTTGTTGTTTTGGCATTGTCATTTTTAAATTTTTCAAGTTGATGTATGCATGCTGTTTTGAGTCCCGAATATGAGAAGTCGTATCTATTTTCTTTTTTGTCAAAAATTGTAATTGGAAAATTAAATGCATATTGGTTGCCGTCTATAGCCAATTTTTCTATATTTGGGCCACCAGGAAATCCCATGTTATAATGTTTTGCTATTTTGTCAAATGCTTCTCCACAAGCATCATCAAGTGTCCTTCCAAGTATTGCAATATCATCAAAATTATTTTGTTTGGCAAGTATTGTATGCCCTCCACTTAATACTAATGATAGAAATGGATATTCTATTGTGTGATTTAGCAAAGGTGCATAAAGATGTCCTAAAATATGATCAATACAAATTAGAGGTTTTTTTAAGGCAATGGATAGTCCTTTGGCAAAGTTTACACCAACAATTAAAGAGCCAATAAGCCCAGGTTTAGATGTAACTGCTATTAAATCTATTTCAGATATATTTATTTGAGCACTTGTTATGGCTTGTTGGCAAACATACATAATGAATTCTGTATGTAGTCTTGAGGCAATTTCTGGTACTATTCCGTAATATTTTTTGTGTTCTTTTTGACTAAGTTTAATGTTGCTTAAAATTGTTTTGCCATTTTCTACTATAGCTGCACAACAATCATCACATGAGCTTTCTATTCCAAGTACCTTCATTGTTTTCCTCTCTTTGATAAAGGTTTATTAAATTTTTAAATACAAATTCTTTCTTTAACTCTTCTGATTCTTGTTGAAGTATTTTAAGGGTGTTTTTCGACCAAATATGTCCTATTACCTTGACAATTCCTTTTGTTCTAGCTATTTGTTTTGCTCGCTCAAGTGCTTTAATTACAGATTTTTCATTATCTCTATTATCAAGGAATATATCTCTTTGTTCTACTAAAATCCCAATGTTTTTACCAGTTTGTACAGATATGCTGTCTTTAGTAGTGAGACTGTCAAAGAAATATTTATTTTTTTCTTTAAGTTTTATTAACATGATTTTCATAATATTTTCATTTGAGGTAATGAGACTTCCCATATGATTATTCATTATCTTTGCATTTGGATATGCATTGAATGTTGTTTCAATTTTTGTTCGTATAGTAATTTCATCATCATTTATATTGATATGAAATTTTTCTATTGAATTTTTATGCTTTGATTGCATTGGGAAATGAATCATTATAATTTTGTTTTTATTTTGTAGCTTGTTATAAAATTCCATTGATTTTGGTAAAAAGGGAATAATTGAAAAATTAATGTTTAGATTAATTTTTATAAATTCGTCTAACATAAATTCGTCATATCCAACGTCATCAATTATAAGATAAAATTCTGGTTTTGAATTGTTGAGTTTTAATTTTTGTTTTGTTTTTGTTAAATTTTGTCTTTTAAGTTTTGCCAATTTATCTTTTAACTTTAAATTAATGTTATTGTTATTGGATTTTAGATATGCAAAACTAGAAAACAATATACTTATTGACGCAAAAGATGTAATTATGATAAACAATACTTTAATTTTTAACTTATGTTTTTTAATAAAAACATAAATAGTTTGAATATTCATTCTCAGAAATTCTTATTATATATAAATATGTGACTAAGTCAATATTTATTGATAAAGTTCTTCTCTGAGTTTTTTTAGTACTCTTTTTTCGATCTGTCTTACAGTTTCTGAAGATATTCCAAGTTCCGTAGAAATATCTTTTAATGTGCTTTTTTTATCACTATTGTCCAAATTGTATCTTTTCTTGATTATATATCTTTCTTTTTCATTTAGTTTGGTTTCTAGTATGTAGTTTAGATGCTTTAATGTTGAATTTTGTTCAAGAGTACTCTCAGGATTAAAAGAATTATCTTCATAAAGATTTAGTAGCGTGGAGTTTTCTGAGCCTTCAATCTTTTTATCAAGAGAATATTCTTTTTCAAGATAAGGAATAATCTTTACATATTGAGCAGTTGTCAAGTTAAATCTTTCCATTATGTCTTCTTTTTTGGGTGATTTTTCTTCTTCCATTAGATATTTATTTATTTGAAGTATTAAATTTTCTTTTCTGTATGGCACCTTTACGAGTCTTGTTTTTGTATTTAATGCTCTTTGAAGAGATTGTTTAATCCAAAATGAAGCATAAGTTGAAAATTTGGTGTTTTTACTTGGATCATATTTTTCTGCAGCTCTAATTAAACCTAAATTTCCTTCTTGGATTAGATCTTCTATTTTTAATCCTTTGCCCGCATATCTTTTAATTATCTTGAGAACTAAACGTAAGTTGGCATTTATCATTTGGTTTTTTGCTTTTAGACTTCCTAGTTTTATCTGTTTTGCAAGTTCGATTTCTTCTTCGTGAGTTATAAGTCTATGTTCTCTTACAGATTTTAGATATATATTTAAATCTTCATTGCTAAATATATTCACACTACTTCTCCCATCTTTTAAATTTTGTGTATCAACATCCTTCTCCCTTTTTGATGTGATGCAAAAATCATGCCAACTTAGAAAATAATTGATATTTTTATTAAATATTAATTATTTTCTAAGATTATTTGTTGTTTTAATTTGATTGTAGATTACATCAGCAAGTCTAAAACTTTTGGATTTGGCTATTTGTTTTGCTCTTTCTGAATAAATCATGTCTTCAAAAATTTCTTCTGTTTGTCCTCCATTAATTAAATTATTTTCTTTATTTAAAGAATTTTTCATACTCTTGAGCATTTGATTTACAAATATTGCTTCAAATTCTAGAGCAGCTTCATAAAGTTTATTGTCATTTTTGTTTTGATTTATTTCCTCTACTTTTTCTTTTAATATTTTTATTTGATTTTGTGTCTTTATATATTGTGAATTGATTTTATTTATCATATTTATTCCTCTAAAATTAATTCTCCGTATAGTTTATAAATTTTATTTGCTCTTTTAATTATTTGTATTAATTCTTTGTTATTAAACTTAGTTGAATTATTTGATATAAATTCATTTAATTTCATCTTTTGTATTTCTATTTTTATCTTTTTATTTGTTTTGTTACTAAATAAGTCTTCTTCATTTTTTTCAATTGAGAATACGAGGGGTCCTATTTCTGCATTTGTGCTTGCCATAATTATTTTATTTTGTTCATTGATTAAAACTTTAGGCATAGTTTCTATTTCTATTTTCTCAATTTTACTTAGTAGTCCAATGTCATCAACTTCAATTTCTATAATATTTCCTGATTTTATATTGTTTTTTATGTTATTTTTTGTTAGATTTTGACTTATTAAATTTATTAGAGAATAATCTTTATTTTTTAAAATTATATTGTAAGTTGTATAGGTCTGATTCTCATGTATTGTTGCTCCATTTAATATGTACCCTGTACCTTTTGATTTATCATTGATTATTATTGGTCCTGATGCAGTTGCTAATAACTTTCCTTGTTTGTCTTTAAATTCTGTTTTTAAAAGTATGCCGTTTGTTAAATCTTTTGAATCTAGCATAGATGCTATGTAAACATTATGATTTGCACCTTTAATCATATTTCCATTTATTTTGATTGCTACACTGACTAATGCGATGTTTTTGATTCCTGTTTTGGTTAGATCTATTTCGTTAATACCAATTTTGTTTAAAATTTGATTTAAAATTTCTTTTTCTTTAATTGAATCTCCTTTATCAGTAAGTCCTGCTACTATTCCAATTCCTGTTAATATTTGTGAATTAGCAGGTTGTATTTCAGAAATATTTTTTATTTTTGTTTGTTCATTTATTTGTTTGTCAGCATTATTTTGATTAGAAAAATTTTTAATTTGATTTTCTTGTGCAAATGAGCTTAAATTTA includes:
- a CDS encoding ATP-dependent Clp protease proteolytic subunit — protein: MDFKDMNVQTEIQKSLEFALKSRSIVITGEIDKDTSKLFQEKILFLEASDSTKPIFVYIDSEGGDIDAGFAIFNMIRFVRPKVFTIGVGLVASAGALIFLAADSKSRFSLPHARYLLHQPLSGFKGVATDIEIYTNELNKVKSELNDIIAKETGQELDKVEKDTDRDFWLDSESAVKYGLVFQIITTRLELEKFIS
- a CDS encoding undecaprenyl phosphate translocase family protein, yielding MGIYIKGLLIGIASIIPGISGGTIALITGIYYNIIYSSTSLIKLKKVKENIIFLGKLSLGILTSTTIFAKILKNYILDNSTKEMYLNIFFIGLILGSIFTLKKEINTNSTFNINTKINKYLLFTSGLLTILLLLILKHHDVSLKLTTNQDKTSIQYYLLLACSGIIGGSAMILPGISGSLILLSLGTYKEIINIIAQIKIIPCIIFSTFTIIGIGITIIIIKKTMEKYLIDFLYLSIGLISGTIIQIIFLTTKLQIKFSPQIYVFSIILFIGGIYINNLFNNNNNPKI
- a CDS encoding nucleoside triphosphate pyrophosphohydrolase family protein; the protein is MELNEYQTKAKQTAKYKNKKEELILTTLGLAGETGEVVEKIKKLGRDREYILDEEYLLAIKKELGDVLWYISNLSNNLGITLEDVAITNLEKLKKRHKNGTISGEGDER
- a CDS encoding LysM peptidoglycan-binding domain-containing M23 family metallopeptidase, whose amino-acid sequence is MSKCILLFAILFFFAQFNYIYSYPEIQSFSNKDPVFYDLRRKIVKYNKRENVPLFIYLYRVREGDTFFRIANKLNGWQASIATINMLDSPVLKVGQEILFPSKKGLFILNSKEYRFNNLLLATRDLKKAEKIKIKRNNKIYDFYFFDSIEQPKLSFFSTTEMLFFLNSDFIFPLKKFIISSDFGFRPDPFTGVNNFHTGIDLAAPINTLVFCSAYGVVGLVGFNNVYGNFVVVEHKNNVKSLYGHLNSYFVKRGDILRTGDIIGKVGQTGRSTGPHLHFEILKRDAPVNPITILK
- a CDS encoding sigma-54-dependent transcriptional regulator, with translation MSKLLVADDEKNIREGIATYLEEEGYFVFTASDGEEALETIQNEKIDAIISDLRMPQISGEELLKIVKDRNPNIPFIILTAHGTVDSAVDAMREGAYDFLTKPVDLERLLLIIKRALKKKNDKKQQNILQKNVIIRKNLSYYEEIFGKSLIMQKILELVKKIAKSKASVLITGESGVGKEVIADAIFDLSNRNDKPFIKVNCAALSESILESELFGHEKGAFTGAISQKKGRFELADKGTIFLDEIVEVSPEVQVKLLRVLQNKTFERVGGETTMQVDIRLLTATNKNIEEEIQKGKFREDLFYRLNIININIPPLRERKDDIPNLTKILIKDVASENNKEEKSISNDALKALYAYDWPGNIRELKNVLESALILSKGKQIVKDDLPPKIKNNTNQTFNITLPIGISLKEAEKEIIKQTLLHSKNNKSKCAEILKIGRKTLHNKITEYNIH
- a CDS encoding two-component system sensor histidine kinase NtrB, which codes for MSKFLKKTLTKLNKLSSDQKLKFIQDIYKKIEIYDGIFASINEGIMVLDKINNIIYLNKMLFQILSISPKYKLETLKDISIPTLTNLIEELATNEDKIIGFEVQISTNIYIKISFMPYVRDQKLEGNIILIEDIKDKKHKEELFRRAEALAAFTRHARNIAHEIKNPLGAIDINLQLLKKEIDRQNIESKKANHYFKIIKEEINRMDKTVTDFLLTVRPIKIMPQKRDISDIIKSVYNLLNPELKNKNIKFILGLKKVSFVLIDEKLIRQVIINIVKNAEEALLESNKKIKKIEIFTHENEDNIYISIKDNANGIKNETKDDIFKPQFSTKENGSGIGLTISYKIVKEHGGEIFVESKEMKGTSFTITLPKLNKGKILIEGCLENE